In Shouchella patagoniensis, the following are encoded in one genomic region:
- a CDS encoding YfhO family protein — protein sequence MRYKQWLVIGMGSILIAVLAHAFFFYEWMNNRFMVGPNDGLGQIVPFKHFLYNQYKKGEFFYSFQFGIGGGIYAQLAYYFSTSTIFYITCLLVYLGEAIGFFNRVDPVFWGQAAVFINTIRLSLVLVIATYVFHYMKIALPYAFFSAFLYGVSIMYFGHAIYWEFFTDCFLWLPLLVLGVEKLIREENPFWLVLAMSLTLLNNFYFAYVNFVFISLYVPARWLIQLPEDRLSFQKQLGHYVLIVLLSFMIGAIAFIPAVSGFLNNYRPEFTGSISLFELHDNILYESRYLLLPPLFVLFVFIKNLYRDKTFLLFTSIALLFVVFHYSPFIASAFNGFSAPQFRFEYIGVFAISGAVGKGLTHLKHATNTQLILGGAGLFTIYMLGNFFDERVTFSLTPPNHVFIFALWAAAIGASLLSIRKSARRLNLLCVVMVLFHLVLVNSGARLIFSETGFIPSHSFMTSRKYHSDEQSSLIHQALDENRSLFARTEWMTDTRNNTPLIQGFYGNSAYSSVLNGDILRFYYDDLEIDMGRESVSRFSGFGDRTHLHSLMQVQYKLVDKYRQTPIPYGFRPHSENEGYILYENKHVLPFARATSITFQEKDLNRFSPLVREHAMLKGIILENGEANGQVEDLYNLMETAQITAIGGTYEKETLHITENVGGIDITIGERRETEIDDYFSFFLQNQSKTAPLFTLKINDYETTRKSRSSVYKTDINAITVRIPSNNVISLRVPKGNYTLKNLGLRSESYQVLQEAYERDHIKQIDVEVDGRNIHVNYDNTVHDTYLALPIPYEKGWEVKVNGKKQPLQKVNYAFLGSTLYEGVNEITFSYLPPYFRLAVTLSSLGLLGAGGWLRHYRQKRRPQ from the coding sequence ATGAGATATAAACAATGGCTGGTTATAGGTATGGGAAGCATTTTGATTGCGGTGTTGGCTCACGCTTTCTTCTTCTATGAATGGATGAACAACCGTTTTATGGTTGGTCCAAACGATGGTCTTGGACAGATAGTTCCTTTTAAACACTTTTTATATAATCAATATAAAAAAGGAGAATTCTTTTATTCTTTTCAGTTTGGAATAGGTGGGGGCATCTATGCTCAGCTTGCTTATTATTTTTCAACGAGCACCATCTTCTATATAACCTGTCTACTCGTTTATTTGGGGGAAGCAATTGGTTTTTTCAATCGAGTTGACCCTGTATTCTGGGGGCAGGCAGCAGTATTTATAAATACAATCAGACTTTCACTTGTTTTAGTAATTGCAACCTATGTATTTCATTACATGAAGATCGCTTTGCCGTACGCTTTTTTTTCAGCTTTCCTTTACGGGGTAAGCATAATGTACTTCGGACACGCTATATATTGGGAATTTTTCACGGATTGCTTTTTGTGGCTGCCCCTACTCGTGTTGGGCGTCGAAAAATTAATCAGGGAAGAAAACCCTTTTTGGCTTGTTTTGGCTATGAGTCTAACACTGCTTAATAATTTTTATTTCGCTTATGTAAATTTCGTTTTCATCAGCCTATATGTTCCTGCACGTTGGTTGATTCAACTACCAGAGGATCGCCTCTCCTTTCAAAAACAGCTTGGACACTATGTACTGATCGTGCTTTTGAGTTTTATGATTGGGGCAATCGCTTTTATCCCCGCCGTTAGTGGTTTTTTAAACAACTACAGACCTGAATTTACTGGGTCGATCAGTCTTTTTGAATTACACGACAACATCCTTTATGAAAGCAGGTACCTGCTTTTACCTCCACTATTTGTGCTCTTTGTATTTATAAAAAATCTATATCGAGACAAAACGTTCCTTCTTTTTACATCTATAGCGCTGTTATTTGTTGTTTTCCATTACAGCCCCTTTATCGCCAGTGCATTTAATGGTTTCTCTGCGCCCCAGTTCCGGTTTGAATACATTGGAGTTTTTGCAATCAGTGGGGCAGTGGGAAAAGGGCTGACACATCTAAAACATGCAACAAACACCCAGCTAATTTTAGGAGGAGCGGGTCTTTTCACTATCTACATGTTAGGTAATTTCTTTGATGAGCGAGTTACGTTCTCCTTGACACCTCCTAACCATGTTTTTATCTTTGCCCTTTGGGCGGCTGCTATCGGCGCATCCTTACTGTCGATTCGAAAATCAGCGCGCCGCCTTAACCTTCTTTGTGTTGTTATGGTTTTATTTCATTTAGTTCTTGTTAATTCAGGAGCACGATTGATCTTTTCTGAAACCGGGTTCATTCCTTCGCATTCGTTTATGACAAGTAGAAAATATCATTCGGACGAACAGTCTTCTCTTATCCATCAAGCATTAGATGAAAATAGAAGCTTGTTCGCGCGAACAGAGTGGATGACGGACACACGAAACAATACGCCTCTTATTCAAGGCTTTTATGGAAACAGCGCTTATTCCAGCGTACTTAATGGAGACATTTTGCGTTTCTATTATGACGACTTAGAAATAGATATGGGTCGAGAAAGCGTCAGCCGCTTTTCTGGGTTTGGCGACCGTACGCATCTACATAGCCTAATGCAAGTACAGTATAAGTTGGTAGATAAATACAGGCAGACCCCAATTCCGTATGGATTCCGGCCGCATTCTGAAAATGAAGGGTATATTCTTTATGAAAACAAACATGTTCTTCCCTTTGCGAGAGCGACTTCAATTACTTTTCAGGAAAAAGATTTAAATCGATTTAGTCCGTTGGTACGAGAACACGCAATGCTTAAGGGGATTATTTTAGAGAATGGAGAAGCAAATGGTCAAGTTGAGGATTTGTATAATTTAATGGAAACAGCGCAAATAACGGCTATCGGCGGGACGTATGAGAAAGAGACGTTACACATAACGGAAAACGTAGGCGGCATTGATATCACTATCGGGGAACGCAGAGAAACGGAAATCGATGATTATTTTTCTTTCTTTTTACAGAACCAATCAAAGACAGCACCGCTTTTTACCCTTAAAATCAATGATTACGAAACCACGCGCAAGTCGAGAAGTTCGGTTTACAAAACAGATATCAATGCGATCACAGTTCGTATCCCGTCAAATAATGTCATCTCTTTAAGGGTACCAAAAGGCAACTATACACTTAAAAATCTAGGTCTGCGCAGCGAGTCTTATCAAGTGCTGCAAGAAGCGTATGAGCGAGATCATATCAAACAGATAGATGTGGAGGTTGATGGAAGAAATATACATGTAAACTATGATAATACAGTACATGACACCTACTTGGCTCTTCCTATTCCATATGAAAAGGGATGGGAAGTAAAAGTAAATGGAAAAAAACAACCGCTACAAAAAGTAAATTATGCGTTTCTCGGGAGTACGCTTTATGAAGGGGTAAACGAGATCACTTTCTCTTATTTGCCCCCCTATTTCCGATTGGCTGTCACGCTAAGCTCCCTCGGCTTGCTCGGTGCAGGAGGATGGTTAAGACACTATCGCCAGAAGAGAAGACCCCAATAG
- a CDS encoding alkaline phosphatase family protein, with amino-acid sequence MKKVIILILFLLFGGFYFVGLTTPTKDLTEASIHSEGKPVLFLLIDSLMDEPLQKAIEEGKAPAFEFLIDHGHYYSEIVSSYPTMSVTVDSTLLTGTYADQHKIPALAWYRQDEERLVNYGSGPSEVWALGIKQMARDSLIRLNEDHLSQNVSTIYEELEDERIQSASINGLIYRGNSPGYLTIPRLAAWLNLLPENVNINGPTLLSLGGFSQWNSNSDYSNKIWKNIGINDEFSANELVYMIQENQLPSFTLAYFPNLDRPVHKRGPMVLKEIEAVDKELQKILNTYPTWKEAIQKATWIVYGDSGQSKVSSDDDSALIDLNDLLAQYAVWNPGDKVQERDQVVLAVNARMAYINLLDNGIAFSEIVSQLKKDPRIGFISWKEKEMNYVAAEGSNQLLSFSPNGNYTDSYGQTWDIEGDISLLDLTVNDQDIITYGDYPDALARLHGALHSHEGRYVIVDAKPRYEFIGDHTPTHVGGAAHGSLHKEDSVSPLIIAGTNNQPEYARVLDFKKWVLKLVGT; translated from the coding sequence ATGAAGAAGGTTATTATACTTATTCTATTTCTACTTTTTGGGGGCTTTTATTTTGTTGGATTAACGACACCAACGAAGGATTTAACGGAAGCAAGCATCCATTCAGAGGGGAAACCAGTCTTATTCTTGCTAATTGATTCACTTATGGACGAGCCTTTACAAAAAGCAATTGAAGAGGGGAAAGCGCCAGCTTTTGAATTCTTAATCGATCACGGGCACTATTATTCAGAAATCGTTAGTTCTTACCCTACAATGTCAGTTACAGTTGATAGCACGTTACTAACTGGAACATATGCCGATCAGCATAAAATACCTGCACTGGCTTGGTACAGGCAAGATGAAGAACGCCTTGTTAATTATGGAAGTGGACCGAGCGAAGTATGGGCACTTGGGATCAAACAAATGGCAAGGGATAGCTTGATCCGTTTGAATGAGGACCATTTAAGCCAAAATGTCTCAACCATTTACGAAGAACTAGAGGACGAACGTATCCAATCGGCCTCGATTAATGGACTTATATATCGCGGAAACAGCCCAGGTTACTTAACGATCCCTAGGCTTGCCGCATGGCTGAATCTTCTTCCTGAAAATGTAAATATCAATGGACCGACACTGTTATCGTTAGGTGGTTTCTCCCAATGGAATTCTAATAGTGATTACTCCAATAAAATTTGGAAAAATATAGGTATTAATGATGAATTTTCGGCAAATGAACTTGTTTATATGATCCAAGAAAATCAATTGCCCTCGTTTACGCTTGCTTACTTTCCTAACTTGGACAGACCGGTTCATAAAAGGGGACCAATGGTGCTTAAAGAAATTGAAGCGGTCGATAAAGAGCTGCAAAAGATTTTAAATACTTATCCGACATGGAAAGAAGCGATTCAAAAGGCAACTTGGATTGTGTATGGGGATAGCGGTCAGTCTAAGGTTAGCAGTGACGATGACAGTGCCCTTATAGATTTAAACGACTTATTGGCGCAGTATGCCGTTTGGAACCCTGGAGACAAGGTCCAAGAGAGAGATCAAGTGGTACTAGCTGTAAATGCTCGAATGGCCTACATTAACCTATTAGACAATGGGATTGCGTTCTCGGAGATCGTATCACAGTTAAAAAAAGATCCAAGAATCGGTTTTATTTCGTGGAAAGAAAAAGAAATGAATTATGTGGCGGCTGAAGGGTCCAACCAATTGTTATCTTTTTCTCCGAACGGAAACTATACCGATTCGTATGGACAGACATGGGATATAGAAGGGGACATATCGCTTTTAGATCTCACCGTGAATGACCAAGACATAATTACTTACGGCGACTATCCCGATGCATTAGCGCGACTTCACGGTGCCCTCCATTCACACGAAGGGCGTTATGTTATTGTTGATGCAAAACCAAGGTATGAGTTTATTGGAGATCATACGCCGACCCACGTAGGAGGAGCAGCTCATGGATCCCTTCATAAAGAAGATTCCGTTTCGCCACTCATTATTGCCGGTACAAATAATCAACCAGAATATGCACGGGTTTTGGATTTTAAGAAGTGGGTCTTAAAGCTGGTAGGTACGTAA
- a CDS encoding YdeI/OmpD-associated family protein → MSICTKLNLNKYKNMVVINQPEDYDLFPGNVTSLSTEHDAIFIFVETIEEMISSIQRINTQQPLLEKGYLYFAYPKKGNKRYETFIHRDEIFPALNVGKDGFVGNSDLKFSRMVSMDEVFTVVGLKRENKRSKKSSAASQCVADYEQHIKDVKGLLAKYSDELQFYQGLTPGYQKDWARYIFSAKQQETRDKRQQQMINILSQGYKSVDLYRKEKK, encoded by the coding sequence ATGTCAATATGCACTAAACTAAATCTTAATAAGTACAAAAATATGGTTGTGATCAATCAACCCGAAGATTATGATCTATTTCCAGGAAATGTAACCTCATTATCTACAGAACATGACGCAATTTTTATTTTTGTAGAAACGATAGAAGAGATGATTTCGTCCATACAACGTATTAACACTCAACAACCTTTATTGGAAAAAGGCTATCTATATTTCGCTTATCCGAAAAAAGGCAATAAACGCTATGAAACGTTTATACATAGAGACGAAATTTTTCCTGCGTTAAACGTTGGTAAAGACGGTTTTGTAGGGAATAGTGACCTTAAATTTTCACGTATGGTTAGCATGGATGAAGTATTTACTGTAGTAGGATTAAAACGTGAAAATAAGAGATCAAAAAAATCATCAGCTGCAAGTCAATGCGTGGCAGACTATGAGCAACATATCAAGGATGTTAAAGGACTGCTTGCTAAATATTCAGATGAGCTTCAATTTTATCAGGGCTTAACTCCAGGTTACCAAAAAGACTGGGCTCGCTACATTTTTTCTGCTAAACAACAGGAAACAAGGGATAAGCGCCAACAACAAATGATTAACATCCTCTCCCAAGGGTACAAGTCCGTTGATTTATATCGAAAAGAAAAAAAGTAA
- a CDS encoding TetR/AcrR family transcriptional regulator, translating into MPEKMDRRKKYTRMVLKDCLIQLLKEKPISAVTVKELCALADINRSTFYSHYTDQSDLLDKISEEIVDDMYQTLNQYNFKKEEEVLQMTEKILEYVADKSDLCQILLSKNGDTTFKKRVMELTHTVIMGKWIDEFHLRGKLSEYIPLLVVSGGIDVIESWLANGKKESPKEMAALIHYFTNHGLAGFRNR; encoded by the coding sequence ATGCCAGAGAAAATGGACAGGCGAAAGAAATATACGAGGATGGTTTTAAAAGATTGCTTGATTCAATTATTAAAAGAAAAACCGATCTCGGCAGTAACGGTGAAAGAACTATGCGCGCTAGCAGATATTAATCGGTCCACCTTTTATAGTCACTACACGGACCAATCTGACCTGCTAGACAAAATTAGCGAAGAGATTGTAGATGATATGTACCAAACGTTAAACCAATACAATTTTAAGAAAGAAGAAGAAGTATTACAAATGACGGAAAAAATACTTGAATATGTTGCCGACAAAAGTGATCTTTGTCAGATTCTCCTAAGTAAGAATGGTGATACAACGTTTAAGAAAAGAGTAATGGAGTTAACACATACCGTTATTATGGGGAAATGGATTGATGAATTCCATTTACGTGGAAAGTTGTCGGAGTACATTCCATTGCTCGTTGTTAGTGGAGGAATTGATGTGATTGAAAGCTGGCTCGCTAACGGAAAAAAAGAATCACCTAAAGAAATGGCTGCATTAATTCATTATTTTACGAATCATGGGTTAGCAGGGTTTCGTAATCGTTAA